The genomic region GTCGAATTTGGGAATATAACCATCGGTCATTTTCAGATCCTTGGACAGGGTTGTCGCTGGGTCGGGCTGACGAAATTTCAGTCCAAATTCATATCCCGGGGCTATATCTCCCCCCTTATATTTTGATTTCCTGCGTAACAGAAAACTGTTCTTGCGGAGGTCAAGACCTTCTGTATCCCAAAAGGAGACCTGTTTGTGAGAAAGTTTTAGTGGGTTTTCTTTTGCCAGTATGGGTATACCCTCAGCAGCCGCTACTTCCTGAACAATCTGCCAATACTCAGCGAAGCCCTTCTCATAGTCACCAAACATCTCCGGGTTGAGCAGGAGTTTGTATTCGCTTGAATTGAGGAAATATTCAGCGACAGGTTCAACTGTCTCGACTGGCGTTTCCTCAACTATTGCTGGTTGCATACTTGCACAAGATGCAAGAAATATTGCAATCAGTAAGATGGTTATAGACTTCACTGTAAAACTCATAATGCTTTCCTTACTCCGTTTCAGTTTCTTCAATGACAACAATGTTTTTGGCTATCTCGCCAGTATAGACGTTGATTTGTTTCAGCAGATCCATAAGCTCCATGTGAAGATCATGGGTAGCAACGGACTCAGCCCTTTCGCTCTTCACACGCTCGAGATGTCTCAATCGGTACTCTGATTCAAGGTCTCTATATTTGCGATCTTTTCGGATCACTTTCTCAATTTTTTTGGATTTCTCTTTGGAAAAAGCGCTTCTCAAACGGGAGATTTGCTTCATCACTCTCACATGGAAATCAGTCAATTCATTCTGCCCTTGTTCCGAGAATGGTTCTTTTAGTTTCCGTTTCTTTTCCACCAGTAATTTGATTCTGCCATGGATGATATCCCCAATGCTTTCCATGTCCTTTACCATGGACATCATGCTGAATACTTTTGCTGCCTGATGATCACTCAATTCCTGCCGACTGATGCTAAATAGGTACTTTGAGACGTTTTGCTCAAGAAAATTAATCTTGGCCTCGCGCATATCTATCCCTTCCATGAGAGATAAATGGGGATAGAACCTATCAGGTTCTTTTTCGTCTCCCAGAAAAGGTCGTAAAAATACATCAAGCATGCGCCCAAGAATTTTGATCATCCGTAGCATTTCAGTTCGGGCTAATTCAATGGCAATAGCTGGGTGAGAGACTTGAGAGTTGTCAAGATGCCAGGTCACAGGCATAATTCCCTTTTCTATCTCCTCATCAGGTAAAATCTTGATTATGAGCGCTGCCAGGATGGTTGTGAAAGGAAGGAAAACCAGGCCCACAGTAATATTGAAGATGGTATGGGCATTGGCAATCTGCCGAGGCGTTTCAAGGGCTAGTTTTTCAATACCCGTTGCATCTGACACTGGTGACATCCACCTCACCAGATCTGCCAATTGAGGAATAAACCAGATAAAGATGAACACGCCGCCAACATTAAACAGGACGTGTGCAATAGCTACTCGCTTTGCTCCCCGGATTGTTCCTATACTTGCCAGACCTGCAGTAATACAGGTTCCAATGTTTGCACCCATTATCAGGGGAATACCTGCATCCAGAGTAAGTAGACCTTGCTGAGCGAGGACGATCACAATACCTGTGAAGGCACTACTGCTCTGAATAAGACCAGTAAAGAGGGCACCGATAAGCAAACCATAGATGGGATTATTTAGCCCTTCCATCAAACCAATGAATGGTTCAAAGGACCGGAGCGGCTTCATAGAATCAGACATGAGTTTCATACCAAAAAACAGGATACCAAAACCCAATAAAGCCTGACCTAAATGCTTCAATGATTCCTGTTTTGCCAGCAGATTCATGAGAAAGCCTACGGTTATCATGGCGAGGGCGTAGTCAGTGAGCTTAAAAGCCACAAGTTGTGCAGTAATCGTGGTTCCAATATTTGCGCCCATAATCACCGCAAGTGATTGAGCAAAACCCATTAGCTCAGCCTGTACAAAACTGACAAGCATCACTGTGGTGGCACTTGAGCTTTGAATGACCATGGTCACGAAGGCACCGAGAGTTAGTCCTACCAAACGATGTTTGGTCAGGGCGGCGAGAATGTTTCTCATCCTATCCCCTGCGGCTTTCTTCATGCCATCACTCATCTTGTCCATACCATAGAGGAAGAGTGAAAGACCCCCAAGTAATCCCATGACCAGAAATGACCATTCGATCTGTGTAGTTTTATGGTCATCAGCTAGCAAGGGCTTGGCTGAGAGTAACAATATGGGTAAAAGATATCTCATAAAGACAGCTTAAGCATCCTCATGGTCAGAAAGTTCAAGGATGATCTTTGCTATTTCACCAGTATGGAGATTGATTTGCTTCATCATCTCCAGCAGCTCTGTATGAATGGCGTCAGTTTCCACCGATTCTTCACGGGCCGCATTGAGACGCTGGAAATGGGATTCCCGGTATTGAGCTTCCAGGTTGAGATACTTTTCCTCTTTGACCATTACCTTTCTAGCGCGTTTGGGATCTAGCTCAGAAAATGTTTTTTCCAGACGACTGAACTGTTTGCATACTTTTGTATTGTATTTGATAAGTTCTTTTTTGCCTTCCTCAGAGAAATCCAGCTGGAGCCCACGCTTTTTGGTTACAAGCGGTCTCAAATTGCGCTCCATAACATCGCCAATACTTTCCATTTGACTGGAGATGGTGATCATACTAAATACCTCAGCAATCTGGGTGTCTGAGAGTTCTTCCTGACCGATCTGAAGCAGATATTTCTTTATTTTCTTTTCCAGAAAATCCAGTTTCCGCTCTCTCATCTCGATGCCTTCCATGACGGTGAGTTGTGGATGCACACTATCCTGCCCAGGATCGTTTTCGAGAAATGGCTGTATGAATCCGTCCAGCATTCTACCGGTAATCTTAGCCATGCGAGCTATTTCTGATCTGGCAAGATCCAATGCCATGGCAGGGGTCTCAATGGCAGACTCATCAAGGTGCCAGGTGGCAATAGTAAGATCCCGATCGTCCTCAACATCCGGGAATATCCTCAGGATAATGTTGGCAAAGATGCCAGTGAAGGGAAGAAATACGAAGGCCAACCCAACATTGAAAATGGTATGGGCATTGGCAATCTGGCGAGGAACCACTGCACTTAAATTGGCCATACCTGATTCGGTGGAGGTTGGTGAAATGGCACGAATGATATCAGCGAACCACGGAATCCAGAAAATAAATAACAAGACACCCACGATTTTGAACATGACATGGGCCATAGCAACGCGCTTTGCCTCCCTGGATGCACCTATACTGGCCAATCCTGCCGTAATACAGGTCCCAATATTAGCCCCCATAATGAGTGGGATACCTGCGTCAAGGCTCAGTAAACCCTGTTGCGCCAGCACGATGATAATACCCGTAAAAGCACTACTGCTTTGGATTAAAGCAGTAAATGCCGCTCCAACCAGGAGACCCAGCAGGGGGTTTTCTAAATGTGAAAGTGTGGTGATAAAGGGCTCATAAGTTCTCAACGGATACATAGCGTCTGACATGAGTTTCATGCCATAGAATAGAATACCAAATCCCAGAATGGATTCACCGATATTCTTCTGATTCTCGTTTCTCCCAAACATCATAGCCGCAAAACCCAGGGCAATCATCAATAGTGCATAGTCGGTGAGCTTAAAAGCTACAAGTTGGGCCGTAACCGTTGTACCAATATCAGCACCCAATATCACACCCAAGCTTTGAACAAATGTCATCAAGCCAGCCTGGACAAAACTTACCAGCATAACAGTGGTGGCGCTACTGCTCTGGATAATCATCGTGACAAAAGCACCTACCATGAGACCCATGTAGCGGTTGTTCGTCAGAGCTGAAAGAATCGAGCGCATTTTATCCCCAGCTGCCTTCTTCATACCTGAACTCATTTTTTCCATTCCATATAGGAATAGAGCGAGTCCGCCAAGCAGGGTCATTATCAGGAGCCACCATGATATCTCTGACTGATCATGACCATCAGCAGCTATTAATCTGGAATTGAGGGTAAATAAAGTTAGTAAAATTAGCAGGGGTCTTAATTTGGTCAACAAGTACAAGTAGCAAAGCCTCCGTTTAGCTCTATGAGCTGGTTTTCTGTTTTCGAGCTTGAATTAAGGGTACAGCAAAACTGGCAACCGCAACGACCAGCATTCCCAAACTTAGGGGACGAGTAAAAAACACCGTCCATCCGCCCATCATGATGGCACGAATAAAATTTGTTTCAGCAATATTTCCCAGGACCATTCCAAGAATAATGGGGGCAACTGGATAGTTATATCGGCGAAGAATCCATCCAAAAATTCCAAATGCCAGACAGGCTGCCACATCGAAGAATGAATTGCGCACAGCAAAACTACCGATAATTGATACAGCAAAAATGAGTGGGAATAATACGGTTTTTGGAATGGTAGTCACTTTTATCCATAGACGGCTTCCAAAGAAACCAAGCGCAAGCAGGATAATATTTGCAAACAGCAGACTGGCGAGCAGCCCGTATATAATATCAGGATTTGAGATGAACAACTGTGGACCAGGTGTCAGGTCATGTATCATCAAGGCACCAATGAGCACAGCAGTGGATGCGCTGCCAGGTATGCCCAGTGTGAGTAATGGAATAAGTGCACCACCCACAGAACTGCTATTAGCGCCTTCAGCGGCTGCTACCCCCTCCAGACTCCCATGTCCAAACTCTTCTGGATGCTTACTAACTCGTTTGGCGACATCATAAGAAATGAAAGCAGCAATGGTTGCTCCTGCGCCTGGGAATATCCCGATGATGGTTCCCATGAGTGAAGAACGAAATATGGTGTTCTTTAATTTCCAATAGGCACTGGCAGTCGGCCACTCTTGCTTACCTGCCTCTACTTGTTGACTGGTAAAATCCCCACTCTCCAGTTGCTTGAATATTTCACTGAGGGCAAAAAGTCCGATCAAAGCCGGGATCAAGGCAAATCCATCGTAAAGAAATGAAATACCAAAAGTGAAGCGACTCACACCTGAAATGGGGTCGATACCAATTGTATTCAACAAGAGGCCAAACATTGCCGCGATAAAGGCTTTTATCCAATTTTTTCCTCCAAGAGATGCTACGGTGGTGAGACCAAAAATAGCGAGGGCAAAGTATTCTGCAGGATGAAATTTCAACGCAAATCTTGCCAGGGGTCCTGAAAAGAAGATCAGGATCAGCGTTCCGATAATGCCTCCGACGGTGGAAGCAACCAAAGAAACACCAAGAGCCAGCCCCGGCTTACCCTTCTTCGTGAGTGGATAGCCATCAAAGGCTGTAACGACGGACGAAGGTGTACCAGGAGCATTTATGGTGACTGCTGTGATTGAGCCACCATAATTTGCGGCAATGTAAATAGCCACGAGAAGAATCAATGCCAGTGTGGGAGACATGGCATAAGTAAACGGTACTAATAATGCAACACCCATTGAAGGTGATAATCCAGGAGTAGCACCAGCCACAATTCCCATGGCTACACCAAGGGTGATGGTCAAAATCGGGACCACGCCCATAACAAATGCTAAACCGTCTCCTAAATTGCTTAGTAATTCCACTGCTCGGATCCTTAGAAGAGGTTTTCGAATAGCATTCCCAAGGGAAGGGGAACGTATAGGGTTTTATAAAAGACGAGATAAGAGAATAATATCCAGGCACCTGCGATAATGAATGTGTTGCGCCATTTACGATATCCTAGGTAGTATAGACTTACGATGATGAATGCAAATGTGCTGAGGAAATAGCCAAATACTTGCATGGCAAACAGATAGGCAACTAGAAATCCAACAAAGCTCAGTACTATATCAACACGCGGGCCAGTCTCTGCGACCTCCTCATTTTTCTGAATCGTTTTAAACAAGAGTAATAAATTCAGAGGGATGAGCATCAATATCCAAAGCCTGGGAACGGCTGCCGGTCCCACAGCTGAACTGCTTGGGAAATTCATTGATTGCAGCAGAAAAAGAATGCTCACGATTAAGAAGAATCCGATAACCAGAACTCTTCCCAATATAGCAGAGTATTGGGATTTATGAACCATGTATGAGCCTGATAACCAAATACATACAAGGATTAGCGAAAGTGCAATAAAGGCATTTCCACTGGCCATTTTCGCCATAAATCCAACGGCATCACCAGGAAGAATATCACTCTTTTTTAAATAGTACTCAAAGACTTCAGCATCTTCTGCAACGAGCTTCGAGAATTCAGGTTCGCCAACATAAGCGACATCAATCCCACCTTTGGCCCAGAAACTACGCCAATCGGGGTCTGCGGAAACTTTTTTGAAGAGTTCATCATACCATTCGATAACATCATCTGGAGTTCCCTTTTTAAGCGCAAACCCTCGCCACATGAACTCATTTTCCAAGTCTGGCATGCCCAGTTCGGTGAAGGTCGGTACATCGGGAAACGCATCTAGACGCTGGGGTGCGGAAACAGCTGCAATGTGAAGATCAGGATTTCCCAGGGCATCCCTCGGATTACCCACGTAAGCCACCCCCTGCTCTCCCAGCAGTGCAGCCAGTGCTTTACCCCCACTCTTAAAGGGAATCCACTTGGCTTCCATCCCATATTTGTCCCATATCTTTAAGGCTGTGACATGATCCAGTCCCCCGGCAGCGGGACCTACCCAGGTTTGTTCCCCAGGAGTTGCCAGCGCATCTGTGACAATATCCTGCCACTCATAAATAGCCAGATTACGATTGGTGATGACGCATTCCGGGTCAGCCATGAGCATGGCAGTCCAGTGTAGAGCATCGAGATAGCCCTCACCGCCCACCTGAACGAACTTGGCTATATTTGATTTTGTACAGGCATATAGATTGTAGCCGTCTGCAGGGGCTTGAATAACCTTTTTGAGAGCGACTATCCCACCAGCTCCAGGTTTATTCTCGACTACAAAATTGACATCAGTGTATTTTGCAGCGATACCGGCAAATTTTCGAGCACTGATATCAATAAGTCCACCGGGACCAGTGTATACCACAATTTTAATTGGTTTCTCTGGGAAGGCTGCCCTTGCTGAAGGTACCATGATTAGAAATGCCAAAACGAGTAAAATTAAACCGATTACCCGGAGGGTTCTTCTCACCTTGGTGTCATTCAGCATTTGTTTCATAAGTTACGAGGGGTCAATTACCATTTTGTGTAAGGATTGGCGATTAAATTCGAATTGTAATAGCGAGGGTCTCCAGTGACTTCCTCTCCTATCCAGTCAGGCTTTGGGTATTCCTGATCCTCAGATTCAATTTCTACTTCAGCAACGGTGAGTCCTTCATTTTCCCCATGGAATTCATCAATTTCCCACACAAATTCACCCATTTTCACCTTAAAGCGATGTTTATCAATAATGGGCTGTTCGCAAAGGAGGTCAAGCAGTTCATCGGCATCTTTGGCGGGTATCTCATATTCATATTCGAGCCTGGTAGCACCTTTAGTGATACCTTTGATGGTCATGAAGCCTGTTTCGTCAATTGTACGAACGCGTACTACGCGTTCCTTTTGACTATTCAGATATCCCTGTTTGTAATGGGTACCTTTGGCTAGTTCGCGATATGTCG from Candidatus Neomarinimicrobiota bacterium harbors:
- a CDS encoding Na/Pi cotransporter family protein — its product is MRYLLPILLLSAKPLLADDHKTTQIEWSFLVMGLLGGLSLFLYGMDKMSDGMKKAAGDRMRNILAALTKHRLVGLTLGAFVTMVIQSSSATTVMLVSFVQAELMGFAQSLAVIMGANIGTTITAQLVAFKLTDYALAMITVGFLMNLLAKQESLKHLGQALLGFGILFFGMKLMSDSMKPLRSFEPFIGLMEGLNNPIYGLLIGALFTGLIQSSSAFTGIVIVLAQQGLLTLDAGIPLIMGANIGTCITAGLASIGTIRGAKRVAIAHVLFNVGGVFIFIWFIPQLADLVRWMSPVSDATGIEKLALETPRQIANAHTIFNITVGLVFLPFTTILAALIIKILPDEEIEKGIMPVTWHLDNSQVSHPAIAIELARTEMLRMIKILGRMLDVFLRPFLGDEKEPDRFYPHLSLMEGIDMREAKINFLEQNVSKYLFSISRQELSDHQAAKVFSMMSMVKDMESIGDIIHGRIKLLVEKKRKLKEPFSEQGQNELTDFHVRVMKQISRLRSAFSKEKSKKIEKVIRKDRKYRDLESEYRLRHLERVKSERAESVATHDLHMELMDLLKQINVYTGEIAKNIVVIEETETE
- a CDS encoding CYTH domain-containing protein: MGQEIERKFLVTAATYRELAKGTHYKQGYLNSQKERVVRVRTIDETGFMTIKGITKGATRLEYEYEIPAKDADELLDLLCEQPIIDKHRFKVKMGEFVWEIDEFHGENEGLTVAEVEIESEDQEYPKPDWIGEEVTGDPRYYNSNLIANPYTKW
- a CDS encoding tripartite tricarboxylate transporter permease — its product is MGVVPILTITLGVAMGIVAGATPGLSPSMGVALLVPFTYAMSPTLALILLVAIYIAANYGGSITAVTINAPGTPSSVVTAFDGYPLTKKGKPGLALGVSLVASTVGGIIGTLILIFFSGPLARFALKFHPAEYFALAIFGLTTVASLGGKNWIKAFIAAMFGLLLNTIGIDPISGVSRFTFGISFLYDGFALIPALIGLFALSEIFKQLESGDFTSQQVEAGKQEWPTASAYWKLKNTIFRSSLMGTIIGIFPGAGATIAAFISYDVAKRVSKHPEEFGHGSLEGVAAAEGANSSSVGGALIPLLTLGIPGSASTAVLIGALMIHDLTPGPQLFISNPDIIYGLLASLLFANIILLALGFFGSRLWIKVTTIPKTVLFPLIFAVSIIGSFAVRNSFFDVAACLAFGIFGWILRRYNYPVAPIILGMVLGNIAETNFIRAIMMGGWTVFFTRPLSLGMLVVAVASFAVPLIQARKQKTSS
- a CDS encoding tripartite tricarboxylate transporter TctB family protein encodes the protein MKQMLNDTKVRRTLRVIGLILLVLAFLIMVPSARAAFPEKPIKIVVYTGPGGLIDISARKFAGIAAKYTDVNFVVENKPGAGGIVALKKVIQAPADGYNLYACTKSNIAKFVQVGGEGYLDALHWTAMLMADPECVITNRNLAIYEWQDIVTDALATPGEQTWVGPAAGGLDHVTALKIWDKYGMEAKWIPFKSGGKALAALLGEQGVAYVGNPRDALGNPDLHIAAVSAPQRLDAFPDVPTFTELGMPDLENEFMWRGFALKKGTPDDVIEWYDELFKKVSADPDWRSFWAKGGIDVAYVGEPEFSKLVAEDAEVFEYYLKKSDILPGDAVGFMAKMASGNAFIALSLILVCIWLSGSYMVHKSQYSAILGRVLVIGFFLIVSILFLLQSMNFPSSSAVGPAAVPRLWILMLIPLNLLLLFKTIQKNEEVAETGPRVDIVLSFVGFLVAYLFAMQVFGYFLSTFAFIIVSLYYLGYRKWRNTFIIAGAWILFSYLVFYKTLYVPLPLGMLFENLF
- a CDS encoding Na/Pi cotransporter family protein codes for the protein MTLLGGLALFLYGMEKMSSGMKKAAGDKMRSILSALTNNRYMGLMVGAFVTMIIQSSSATTVMLVSFVQAGLMTFVQSLGVILGADIGTTVTAQLVAFKLTDYALLMIALGFAAMMFGRNENQKNIGESILGFGILFYGMKLMSDAMYPLRTYEPFITTLSHLENPLLGLLVGAAFTALIQSSSAFTGIIIVLAQQGLLSLDAGIPLIMGANIGTCITAGLASIGASREAKRVAMAHVMFKIVGVLLFIFWIPWFADIIRAISPTSTESGMANLSAVVPRQIANAHTIFNVGLAFVFLPFTGIFANIILRIFPDVEDDRDLTIATWHLDESAIETPAMALDLARSEIARMAKITGRMLDGFIQPFLENDPGQDSVHPQLTVMEGIEMRERKLDFLEKKIKKYLLQIGQEELSDTQIAEVFSMITISSQMESIGDVMERNLRPLVTKKRGLQLDFSEEGKKELIKYNTKVCKQFSRLEKTFSELDPKRARKVMVKEEKYLNLEAQYRESHFQRLNAAREESVETDAIHTELLEMMKQINLHTGEIAKIILELSDHEDA